A stretch of DNA from Halobacillus litoralis:
GATGGGAACGGAAGGAGTGAAGACACCTTGTTAAGGGGATTTTACACAGCAGCAGCAGGTATGATGGCCAACCAGAGGATGCAGGAAACGTTGTCGAATAATATGGCGAACGCGTACACACCCGGGTACAAAGCAGACCAGGGTACGATGCGTGCTTTTCCAGAGCTATTGATTGAGCGGATGGGAAGCAAGACGATCCCGACGAAGAATGGATTCAAAGTACCTGATGCCGGACATGTAGGATCCCTTAACACAGGTGTGTATATGCAGGAAGCCGTTCCTTCTTTTATACAAGGAGACTTGAAAGAAACAGGGGTGGGGACAGACCTTGCCCTTGTACAAAATGAGGTGCCAGACGAATCCGGTTCCCTTTTCTTTCGTGTCCAAAATGAGGATGGGGAAGAACGATACACACGTAATGGGAACTTCACCGTGGATGGCGAAGGTTTCTTGACGACAAACCACGGGTATTATGTTTTGGATAGAAACGGTGATCCGATCGATACGGGTGGCATGGAATTTAAAGTTTCAAAAAATGGTGAGCTTACAGTAGGTGGACAGGCCTTCACCCTTGGAGTGTCTTATACATCGGATGCTTCTCAAATGGTTAAAGAAGGAAACGATCTATTTCGTCTTTCTGAAGAGGGGAGCATCATTGTGAACCCTGGAGAAGAAGAGGGCGTGGGTTACTCCATCCATCAGTCTCATCTGGAACGTTCAAATGTCGATCCGAACAGGACGATGACAGAAATGATGAATACATACCGTTCATTCGAAATGAACCAGCGTGTCTTAAAAGCTTATGATCAAAGCATGCAAAAGGCTGTGACGGAAATCGGAAGAATTAGTTAAGGAGTGTGGCAACCTACATGAATCGTTCAATGATCCAATCGGCTGTGACGATGGGGCAGCTGCAGAAGAAGCTGGATCTTGTCGGAAACAACTTGTCCAACAGTGAAACGACGGGATACAAAAGCCACAACGCCGATTTTTCTTCATTATTGTATCAACAAATCAATAACCAGTCTCATTCTGATGCAGAGATCGGCCGGGTCACACCAGAAGGCATCCGTATTGGTTCAGGAGCCAAGCTTGGGCACACAAACTTTGACCTGACTCAGGGAAGCTTGAAAAACACTGGCCGGGAACTCGATGTGGCTTTAGTGGAAGATCGTCATATGTTCGGCCTCCGAGTCACGACAGAACAAGGGGAGGAAGTTCACTACACCCGTGCTGGAAACTTTTATTTGAACCCGGTTGAAGATGGTCAATTGCTGTTGACAGATGCGAATGGCTATCCTGTCATCGGAGCGGACGGTGAGAATATTATTCTTGAAGACAACTTTCAAGCGATCACTATTGATTCAAATGGAAGAATTCTTATCACAAGAGATCAAAACCAATTGGTTGAAGGCACGTTGAATGTTAGTGAAGCTGTCCGACCACGTATGTTAGAATCGGTAGGGGCGAATCGTTTCCGTATTCCTGCTAATGTAGAAGAGGATGGAATTATGGGAGATGTGCTTTCTGGAGATGTGAAAATGCAGTCCCAGACGCTCGAAACATCGAATGTGGATGTAGCGAAGCAGATGACAGAAATGCTGATGGCTCAGCGTGCCTATCAATTCAACGCCAAATCCATATCCACAGGCGATCAAATGATGGGGCTTGTGAGTCAACTGAGATCATAAACGTAAGGAGTTTGACGGACCATGGCAACAGATCCTAAATCAACAGGCAAAAAGCTAAATAAAGATCAGGAAAGAGCAAAAAAGCGTCAAGCTTTAGATGAAGCCACGAAGCAGAAGCCAGCAAAAGCATCGTCCAAAAAGCAGAATTCGGAAGCAAAAGATAAAGCTCCGAAAAAAGGACGGCGGCGAGTCCTGCCGATTTGGCTGCGTATCATCCTTGTCCTTCTTTTCAGTGCGGCTGCCTTACTGATTGGACTGATGGTCGGATATGGAGTCATTGGTGATGGCAACCCGACAGACGCGCTTGAAATGGATACATGGCGCCATATTTGGGATATCGTTACGAAAACAGAATAATCTCTAGCTTGTACTTCATTCTATGATATAAGCCAATTCAATATGCAGAACACGAGTCGTTATGGCTCGTGTTCTTTTTGGTTGCATTTGTACTTTTCTGATCACATATCCTGGCACCTCTAATTCTTTTTCGTTATGAGGTACAGAAGAGGAGGGGCCGTTACCTTCTTACGAATCTGGAACCATTCCCGTGTTTCCCTTACCTGGAACCGACTTTTGTTCGGCCCGCACACGTCAAGCGGCGCATTGAATGTTTTCAAGCTATGGATTAGGGAATTACATCCGTACAGAGGACAAAGCAGCGGGGAGGGATCTTAATCATGAAGACGGAGGTATTCAT
This window harbors:
- a CDS encoding flagellar hook-basal body protein, encoding MLRGFYTAAAGMMANQRMQETLSNNMANAYTPGYKADQGTMRAFPELLIERMGSKTIPTKNGFKVPDAGHVGSLNTGVYMQEAVPSFIQGDLKETGVGTDLALVQNEVPDESGSLFFRVQNEDGEERYTRNGNFTVDGEGFLTTNHGYYVLDRNGDPIDTGGMEFKVSKNGELTVGGQAFTLGVSYTSDASQMVKEGNDLFRLSEEGSIIVNPGEEEGVGYSIHQSHLERSNVDPNRTMTEMMNTYRSFEMNQRVLKAYDQSMQKAVTEIGRIS
- a CDS encoding flagellar hook-basal body protein — its product is MNRSMIQSAVTMGQLQKKLDLVGNNLSNSETTGYKSHNADFSSLLYQQINNQSHSDAEIGRVTPEGIRIGSGAKLGHTNFDLTQGSLKNTGRELDVALVEDRHMFGLRVTTEQGEEVHYTRAGNFYLNPVEDGQLLLTDANGYPVIGADGENIILEDNFQAITIDSNGRILITRDQNQLVEGTLNVSEAVRPRMLESVGANRFRIPANVEEDGIMGDVLSGDVKMQSQTLETSNVDVAKQMTEMLMAQRAYQFNAKSISTGDQMMGLVSQLRS
- a CDS encoding DNA-directed RNA polymerase subunit beta; the encoded protein is MATDPKSTGKKLNKDQERAKKRQALDEATKQKPAKASSKKQNSEAKDKAPKKGRRRVLPIWLRIILVLLFSAAALLIGLMVGYGVIGDGNPTDALEMDTWRHIWDIVTKTE